GGCTTaggaatgagtggatggatggatgggtgtgtGGATAGACGGATGCTTGGGTGGACGGacagatgaatgggtgggtggttagaatgatgtgtgtatgtatgggtgGGTAGAAAATGTATGGATGGGTGGAGGGCAGATGATGTATGTAcatatggatggatagatgggtggatagaCAAATGTATGGATAAACaaatggacagatgaatggaggGATGTATTAATAGGTAGAttggtgggtagatggatgggggAATAGATGGAAGGATGAAGAGGaggatggatgatggaaggatgaacaggaggtgagtggatagatggatggaaggaaggatgaataggtgaatggatggttggatggatggacagacaggtgaatggatggatggatagaaagaTGAACAGCTAAATGGATGGATAATGGAAAAATAGGTGAACAGATGGATGATGGAAGGATAGATGAACAGTTGGATGGACAGGTGAATGGATGataaaaggatggatggatgatagatggatggaccCACAGGTAAACAGgtgatggaaggatgaatggatggatgggtgaatagatggatgataaaaggatggatgaatggacagatggatgaacaGGTAAATAgatgatggaaggatgaatggatggatggacagagtGAACAGCACAGGGGCCCTCCAGCAGCCCTTGCCACTCACCTGGATGTACAGGTCCACCAGCTCGCTCTGCCGCAGGATGTAATAGATCTTCCCTGCTTGCAGCCAGGCATGCGCCGCCTCTTTCTTCTGGAGGTCAATGAAAATCCCCAGACTTCGTTTGGTGTAGTCCAGAGAGGATTTGTAGGCCCTGGAATCAGACACAGATGTCAGAACAAGGGCTCCCATCCTCCTGGAACCAGTCTGCCTCCTCCCGTGGGTCTGGTGACAGATGAATCTGGAATGTGGGGACTGGGAACGACCCTCTTGTGTGTGCAGTGTTCTGCCCTTCCCAGGCTGCTGGGAGAGCCAGGGTGAACACACGCGGCATGGAAAAGATCAAGGACATCCTTCTGAAGGAATTGAGCATCGTGCTGCCCTGTGGCAGGAGGAGTGTGCTAGCCCatcacccctgcctcccagacaTGGCCTGTGTCTTCTCCAGACGCACCAGGAGCCGTTAGTGTTCAGAGGCTATCTAGGCCGATGGTTCTTGAGATGTGCAGGTATCACAGTCACCCAGAGGCCTGTCCGTATAGCTTACTGGCCCTGCCCCTAGAACTTCCGGCTTCACAGGCCTGGGGCAGACCCTAGAACTCCCACTTGCCACAAGCTCCTAGGTGACATGGATGCTGCTCTGCTGGTCCAGgcaccacactttgagaagcatgGCTTTAGCACACTGGCCTGTTTTCCTTCTGTGAACCCGAGGCCAAGACTGGAGCCAGTCTCCCGGGTCGCCATGGAATCTGGCTCCTTCCCTGCTCTGTCAGTAAGTCCGACACTCGAGGAGGTGTAACTGCAGCAATGTCACCGGGCCCTGTGGGTGGGGTGGCCAGGGCCATGGTTACCCCACCACATCTGGATGCTCGGGGGAAGCCGAGTGGGCCACTATGGAATGTGAGACCTTGAAACCCTGCCCCAGGGAAGCAGGTGACACAACTGGCTCTGTCTTCTGTGGAAAGAAGCCACAGGTGGCTGCTGTGGTCACATTTAAGGGGACAGATGGTCAAGAGTGAAGACTCGGGGCAGGCAGAGGTCAGATGACAAAAGCTACCCTAGTAGGAAGAACAGCCCAGATTGCACGTACTGCCTCTGCTGGGGTTGAGATGACCTTTGGGGAGGTGTGCAGGCAGGGATGGGAAGACGTGTCACCCAACAAGCGAGGCTCAAGCTGGGACTCACGGGCCATCTGCAGCCCTGGGACGACCCCAGGCCCAGCAGCTCAAAGAATCTGATGCCAAGAAACCAAATGATCCCAAGGACAGGGGCTGCTGGGGCCCTGGGCCAGCTTCCCTGTGCCCCCCCACTTGCCCTGCTCCCCCGCCCTCTTTGTGCCCCTTCCCGCGGTGGGGGTTGGGCGCTGGGTTCCTGGAGGGTCTCCTTCCAGAGAATGCCCCTGGGGAAGAAGCCTGGGTCTGAACCCTCTACCCCTCCTTGGGCAGATGTGTGGGACTGGGGCCCCTTCACACGGTCCTTTCCAAAATCTTATCCCTCCTAGGGCCAGGAATGGGTGCCCGGCCTGTGCTGGGAAATGGGCAGATTTAGCCACAGCCCCTGGGGCTCTGGGCCAGGCCACAGGAGACCCCTCTAGTCTCACTATGCCATGACGTCCATCCTGGGAGGATGGACAAAGCGCTGCAAGGCAGAGGGGATCCGCAACAGCATCCCTTGTCTTGGCCATTTCCCTAGACTCAACTTCCCCATCTATCCTCTGCGGCCTAGATTTCGGACAGCCCTGCCCACCTACTGTCCGTTCACTGCTCAGTCTGCAGTGACTGTTCTATAGCACTCCATGGCTCCCCAGTGCTCTTGGGGAAAAGGCCAAGCCACAGCCTGAGGCCCCAGGCCCTGCTTAGCCCTCCAGAAGAGCTTCTCACCATCCAGCACCGAACCCACCCACTCCCAACTCTGCACCTCCCTGCGTAAGCCCGGCTCACTCACCCCTGCTCACACTCCCGCTCACTCACCACCATTCACTCACCACCACTCGCCCACCGCCACTCATCCTCACTGGCTCACCCCTGGGCCTTCACACAGGCTACACCACcagcccctccccgcccccaccaccaTCACCTATTACTTGACTAAATCCAATCAACCCTCTGGTCCCAGACTAAAGAGTCTTCCCGAACCCGGGGCCAAGTGCTGCCCCACCATCACACCACTCATCCTTTTGTGGCTTCTCTGGCCTGAAGCTCATTCCTACATTCAGCCACTGCCACCTGAGGACCCCCACAAGCCCCATTTGTGGGTGGCGCCTGGCACACACTGCACAGCAAGCTTTTGCATGAACCGCTCTGCGGCTTTCGGCAATCGCCTGCCCGATGTCCTCCGTGAagtgggatgacaggtgcacagGCTGCCAACATACCAAGCAGATAACATGGGCACAAGAACCGGCATTCAGGGCCTGGCTCATGGAGGGGCCCCAAGTCCCAGCTCAGCAGAGCCTGCCTTGACCCCAGGGTTATATCTAGGGATTCCCAGCACGCAGGCCTTTCAGTGCTCAAGGCAAGATTGTCCCTGGGCAAACCAGGAAGAACTGGCTGCCCCAGTAGGCACAGAGGGCCTGGCCCTGCATGGGAACGGCCTGTCTCCAGGGCACTTGCCAACATCTGCTGTTGGCCATGACTTAGCACTTTTGATGGTAGAAAAACCACTTGTAATGAATCACAAATTCCAGGTGTGCCCTGACCCGAGTGGCCCCGGAAGGTGCACAGGACGACCCGGGGCACCCATTCTCCACATGGCCCATCTCCACGGCGACCAGATGGGCCCACTCGTAGTAGCCCTTGCCCTGCTGAGCCGGGCCCTGGTGGGTGCAGAGGTGACCCAGCTGCAGGAGCACGTGGGTGAAGTCCCGGCCACACTCCCTGCAGGGCAGCCTCGAGAACAGCCTCATGGCCTCCAAGAGGTAGTGCTGGGCCAGCCTACTGGCACCTGCGTGCAGGCACAGAGCCCCGAAGTTGGCCAGCACCACTGCCTGGTTCCTCCGCTGGTCCAGGTCCCAAGCCACCCATAGGGTGCGGTAGTAGCCTTCAGCTGCCTGCCTCATCCGGCCCGTCCTCTTCAGAGCCACAGCCACCATGTTGGCATGCACACCCTCCTGGTCCTCGCTGGCCACCACTGCATCCTGGACAGACTGCAGGATGTGCAGGGCCACTGGGCTCTGCCCCTGAAGCACGTGCAGCCAGGCCACAGCCACCAGGCGGTCCACGATGGCACGGACTCTGGCAACAGCACTGGCTTCCACTACCTGAGTCATGAAGGTGATGGCCGGGCCGTGGTAGCCATGGTGGCTGTACAGCTGGGCCAGGCTGGCGTGGAGAAGGCCGCACAGCGCCTGGCCTGTGCCCGGGGTTAGGGAGGCCAGCGCTCGCCTGAGGTAGTGGGGAGGCTGTGGGGCTGGAGGACGTTCTGGAGCACCAGGTTCACGCTCCTCAGTGAGCCGGCCAGCGAGTCCCGTGCCCTCAATGAGGCCACCTTGACACAGCTCAGCACCAGGTGGGGCAGGCACTTGCAGCTGCAGATGTCAGCCAGGAGTAGGTGACAGTCTGAAGCCACGCAGCCTCTGGGGCTCCCGAGTCCCTGTGGAAAAGCAGTAGCCGCTCTAGGCAGGGCCTCCTCGGGCTTCTTGAGGTACACGTGGTGCCTGGCCAGCAGGAAGCAGGCCCGGGCCTCGGCCTGCAGGCTCTGGCCACCCACCGCCCGCCGTAGAGCCAGCTGCAGGAGCTCCCCCTCCACCTCGGTGCTGCAGATGTGCCCAGGCGTCCCCAGGAGCAGGGCCACAGCTTTGGGAACCACCTGTGTATACTTCTCCCGGTTCTTCTGCTTCCAGTaaatgctggccaggttggtgtaCACAGCCACCAACAGGAACAGGTCCCCAAAGCTGCCCTCCAGGGCCCCCGGTGCTTCCTCAAAGTACACCCAGGCCTGGGACAGCTTGAGCCTCCTGCTGCGCAGCCGCCCCAGAAGGAAGCAGAGCCTGGCCAGGGCCGTGACGAGGCCAGCTTTCTTGGCCACCCCTCGGGCCTGTGCCAGGCGCCCAGTCAGCTCCTCATCGCTAAAGCTGCAGAACACGCTGCTCAGCCATGGCAGCGCCACGTCAGCTGGCCTTGTACCCGGGGGCGTTCAGGAACAGCAGCAGTGAGCTCAGGGCCTCTGGGTCCTCCCAGTCGTCCTCAGCTTCCAAGCAGAAGGAGAGCTCCTCAGGGTCCTGCAAACTCACGTTGCGGGATGCTGGAGGCAGCCTGGGCAGGTCTTTGTTACATTTTTCCAGAACATTCTTCATCTTCTGCAGGGTCTCCTGTGACTCCGGGCCCAGGCAAGGTGGAGGTATTTCTGCAAGTCACAAAAACACCTAGACAGATTAGAGTCCAGCAGTGAGTCCTTGGTCCACTGGGGACAGGGTCCCCGCATCCCCGCCCTCTGTGTCCCTGGTGCAGCTTGCCATGAGCCCTTGAGAATTATGTGCAATGCAAACCCGGGGCCTGGAGCACGTAGGAACTCCGGCACTATGGGGACAGAACACGCAGGCCTGTGGCCTGACTCTCCTACAAAATCACCCTCCTGTCCTGCTTTGTCGCCCACCTGACGGCGTGGTTTTAGGGCCCTATGTCAGCTCAGTGATCCCTCAGAGATGCCTTTTCAGGCCCCCCGATGGGGTACAGGAATCCATGAAATCCCCAACAGCCAATCAGAGCTATTGATCAGCTCAAAAGTTGCTATGCAAAATTGGTAAAGCCACTGATGGCACAGGACAGGGGTGTTGTACCCATGTACCCAGCTCCGTGCAGGGAACCAGACCATCCCTGCAGGAAGGATGGGAAAGTTTCCAGGCCCCTGTGGCCACCTTCACCTTGGATGGTCTGAAAACCTGAAGCCCACAGTTCCTAAAGGGTTAACAAAGGCCAGGCTGCTCAAGCAGCCCGCTGGCGCCTGCTGGCTTCTTAGCCAAAGCCCCCTCCCAGAGGTGAGTTAACAAGCGCATTTCCTGTTGGAAAACCTGGGATGAAAGGAGGCATTACTGGGAAGGAAAAAACCTAGATTTAAACAGACTCTGTTTCAAGCTCACATGTAAAAGGTATTTTCAATACAAACTGTCTCCTTATTCGTCTGTAAAGCCtcggaattaaaaaaataaatatgatttagaGACAAATGTCTGACTTGACTACACTAGATTAGCTAAGAAATCTTCCCCACCTGGCAGAGGCACACAGCCCCTCCCAGCCACTACCCTGGCCTCCAGGGCAGCTGGAGAGCCACGTGCCTTTGCTCCAGGGACTTTGGCAGAGGGTGGAACCACCCCGTCCCCGAGGCAAACCTACAACagccttcccttccccactgGCTTCCCGGGCTGCCTCTGGGACCTTGTGCCTGCATCCCAAATGTACTGGGATGGATCCTATTCCCAGGGAACTTCCAAGGGCCCTTGGGGCGTCCACATCACCAGGCTGTCCACATACGGACCCTGTGTGAGGGGAAGAGACAGAGCCATAGAGGGGAGACGGGAGGGCCTCCCTGAATCAGCCCCTCAGGAAGGAGCAGACCCTTCAGGGACCTCAGTTGAGGCCCCTGCAACCTAAGACTCTGAATTCTGCCACCCGCTGAGGGTAGTGTGGCCTCCCATCTCTGAGGCAGAGCACAGGGTGAGCTGCAGCTTCTCCAGGTCATGAGAAAGGAACCCACAGCTACACGTGGGCCCCAGCAGTGGAAAGGATGCCCCACCTCGCTCGGGGACCAGGCGGGGGCCAGCATGTTCACTGGAAGAAGTGTGGGACCCCACAGCCTCCAGTGCCAGAGTAGACGGGAGGTTCAGGCCCACCTCAGGTGACGTCCCCCAAGCCCCCAGCCCACACCGCAGAGGGGTGACAGCCGGATCCAATGCCCACCATACTCAGCTCTGTGACTTCCCCCGGCATTACTCCAAGGCCCAGCTCATAACCAGAGGAAGCCTGAGCCACCGGCAAAACCCACCTCGTTCCTGCGGCTGCTCagtctcagcttcctcttctgagtctggcaaaggagaaaagagaagccaTCAACACCCCCAGCCAGTGCCTCTGGTCCCACGTCAGCTTGAGCTGGGTGTCGGTGTTGCAGGGTGAGAGCATTGCAGGGTGCAGGGgttgaaagtaatatcatcctcttccctcctggATCATGGGAACAACATCACTGgggggtgtacactttctgcgATATTGGGGGTAACATCGTCTTCTGTGCCTTGGAATATTAAGGACAATATCACGGGGGGGGGGGCGTGTACATCTTCTacaatattgggaataatattatCCTCTCTCCCCCTGCAAATTCGGAAAGATATCACAGAGTGGGTGTTCACCTCCTGCGATATGGGGATTAATACCATCTTCTCCCCTTCCGGATATCAGGAAGAGTATCACACGGGGGTGCACAGTGTCTAcgatactgggagtaatatcaacCTCTCGGCCTTgagatattaggaacaatatcccagACTGGGTGTACGCCTCCTGCTCTATGGggagtcatatcatcctctcccttccaggatattaataacaatatctCATGGCGAGTGAACACAGCCTGCGATACTGGAATTATTATCTTCTTCTCCCCCTCCGGAtactaggaacaatatcacagaagagcTGTACcctccctgcgatattgggagtaatatcatacACTTCTTCTGtgaatattaggagcaatatcaccGGGTGGCTGTCCGTTCATTGCTATGTTGGGAGTCATGTCATACTCTACCCCCCTGGATGTTAGGATCAGTGTCACGGGGTGAATGTACACCTACTGCGATATTAAAACTAATATCATGCTCTCtgtccctggatattaggaatgaCATCACAGGTAGGCGTACACCCCCTGCGGTATTAGAAgcaataatattataaattagtAAACATCAATGATCGATTTTAATAattatcaggctggtctcgaa
This sequence is a window from Theropithecus gelada isolate Dixy chromosome 11, Tgel_1.0, whole genome shotgun sequence. Protein-coding genes within it:
- the LOC112634985 gene encoding LOW QUALITY PROTEIN: SH3 domain and tetratricopeptide repeat-containing protein 1-like (The sequence of the model RefSeq protein was modified relative to this genomic sequence to represent the inferred CDS: inserted 8 bases in 6 codons; deleted 1 base in 1 codon), whose protein sequence is MGEARVSTAHSLVLMQFERPERTLPRSSYYLPGTKRTASDSRALVSACAAAGQRGTLELKSRCMSASSLYCCFVSELPSTSRSLVGVDTLRKNRERAQKHCSYCSQGRRVVDWLEIMADSEEEAETEQPQEREIPPPCLGPESQETLQKMKNVLEKCNKDLPRLPPASRNVSLQDPEELSFCLEAEDDWEDPEALSSLLLFLNAPGYKASXDVALPWLSSVFCSFSDEELTGRLAQARGVAKKAGLVTALARLCFLLGRLRSRRLKLSQAWVYFEEAPGALEGSFGDLFLLVAVYTNLASIYWKQKNREKYTQVVPKAVALLLGTPGHICSTEVEGELLQLALRRAVGGQSLQAEARACFLLARHHVYLKKPEEALPXERLLLFHRDSGAPEAAWXSDCHLLLADICSCKCLPHLVLSCVKVASLRARDSLAGSLRSVNLVLQNVLQPHSLXHYLRRALASLTPGTGQALCGLLHASLAQLYSHHGYHGPAITFMTQVVEASAVARVRAIVDRLVAVAWLHVLQGQSPVALHILQSVQDAVVASEDQEGVHANMVAVALKRTGRMRQAAEGYYRTLWVAWDLDQRRNQAVVLANFGALCLHAGASRLAQHYLLEAMRLFSRLPCRECGRDFTHVLLQLGHLCTHQGPAQQGKGYYEWAHLVAVEMGHVENGCPGSSCAPSGATRVRAHLEFVIHYKWFFYHQKCRVCSPWLSQQPGKGRTLHTQEGRSQSPHSRFICHQTHGRRQTGSRRMGALVLTSVSDSRAYKSSLDYTKRSLGIFIDLQKKEAAHAWLQAGKIYYILRQSELVDLYIQVRAQNVALYTGDPNLGLELFEAAGDTFFNGTWEREKAVSFYWNRVLLLAVTTGNHKAELRLCXKLVALLATLEEPQEGLEFAHMALALNITLGDRLNECVAYHRLATLHQQLGDGKLAEHFYLKALSLCNSPLEFDEETLYYLKVYLVLGDIIYDLKDPFDAAGYYQLALAATVDLGNKKAQLKIYTQLATIYQNFLLDRKTXLLFYQKARTFTTELNSRRVHLPPLPLCGWAPWLGPSHPR